Proteins encoded together in one Aerosakkonema funiforme FACHB-1375 window:
- a CDS encoding glycosyltransferase family 4 protein has protein sequence MHIAWLGKKTPFCGNVTYSREITNALLDKGHRVSFLHFAQEQPDAVNWPECSEVSLPFLYKSQVYTIPTLKSSKVLMDSLRELKPNLVHASLTLSPLDFVLPEICEQLDIPLVATFHTPYARKGAKIKSGTQYLAYQLYAPFLANYDRTIVFSEMQRELLVKMAVPAPQVAVIPNGVDVQKYSPGPSQLKSEFDAERIFVYQGRIAPEKNVEALLKAWVQAKMGPDCKLLIVGDGPLRPALEPFYDSEYGILWLGFVADEQRRIEILRGADVFILPSLAEGLSLSLLEAMACGVACMATDVGADGEVLEEGCGVVLNPQRVRSELQTLLPLLRDHPDFTVRLGQKARARVLERYTLSRNIAQLEKLYEQVLQQRRFQFSRRA, from the coding sequence CTGCACATCGCTTGGCTTGGAAAAAAAACACCCTTTTGCGGCAATGTCACCTACAGTCGGGAAATTACCAACGCTTTGCTAGACAAGGGACACCGGGTTAGCTTTCTCCATTTTGCCCAAGAACAACCCGATGCCGTCAACTGGCCAGAGTGTTCGGAAGTTTCTCTGCCTTTTCTTTACAAATCTCAGGTTTATACGATTCCCACACTGAAGTCTAGCAAGGTTTTGATGGACTCTCTGCGGGAGCTCAAACCAAACTTGGTTCACGCCTCTCTGACTCTATCTCCCCTAGATTTCGTACTTCCGGAAATTTGCGAGCAGCTCGATATCCCTTTAGTGGCTACGTTCCACACTCCCTACGCTCGCAAAGGTGCAAAAATTAAGTCGGGAACGCAATATCTGGCTTACCAGCTCTACGCTCCTTTCCTGGCTAATTACGATCGCACGATCGTCTTTTCGGAAATGCAGCGCGAGTTACTGGTTAAAATGGCTGTACCCGCCCCACAAGTAGCCGTAATTCCCAACGGGGTTGATGTCCAAAAATATTCCCCCGGCCCTTCTCAGCTCAAGTCTGAGTTTGATGCAGAACGCATCTTTGTTTATCAAGGTCGAATTGCCCCCGAAAAAAATGTGGAAGCCTTACTCAAGGCTTGGGTACAAGCAAAAATGGGGCCGGATTGCAAGTTACTCATTGTCGGAGATGGGCCTTTACGGCCTGCTTTAGAGCCTTTTTACGATTCCGAATACGGTATCCTTTGGTTGGGATTCGTCGCCGATGAGCAACGTCGCATCGAAATCCTGCGCGGTGCGGATGTTTTTATACTGCCTTCTTTGGCAGAGGGACTTTCCCTATCTCTCCTGGAAGCAATGGCTTGCGGAGTCGCTTGTATGGCTACGGATGTCGGCGCAGATGGTGAAGTTTTGGAAGAAGGATGCGGTGTAGTTCTCAATCCCCAGCGGGTGAGGTCGGAGTTGCAAACTCTGTTACCTTTGCTGAGAGACCATCCAGACTTTACAGTTCGGTTGGGACAAAAAGCAAGAGCGAGAGTTTTAGAGCGCTATACTCTTAGCCGCAATATCGCCCAATTGGAAAAACTTTACGAACAGGTGTTGCAACAGAGGAGATTTCAGTTCAGCCGTCGTGCTTAA
- the recO gene encoding DNA repair protein RecO codes for MSRVYKATGINLKSMPLGESDRLLTILTREFGLIRAVAPGSRKHNSKLGGRSASFVVNELLIAKGRSLDKITQAETLESYPGLSQDLAKLSASQYLAEIILCCALSEQPQEELFSLLNTHLGRLEKLPSTTSKNSYTVLAHLAHAVFHILALSGIAPQLQACCLTQQPLIPDFSAPQWRVGFSTTAGGTVSLSALARLQAEGRLSVRGRLQVSRSLYTAQEAPVSVAERNATPSQGGITTQTAESQGEIVPPLQTDGSEREMLTLNSQLSAIELALLQHLPKPQLPFVQENSFHMYFSDPSWRSVERILRQYTEYHFGRQIRSGALMDTYFA; via the coding sequence ATGAGTCGAGTATACAAAGCTACTGGTATTAATCTCAAAAGTATGCCCTTGGGCGAATCAGACCGGCTGCTGACGATATTGACGCGGGAGTTTGGTTTGATTAGGGCAGTAGCGCCCGGTTCTCGCAAGCACAACTCAAAACTGGGTGGAAGGAGTGCGTCGTTTGTGGTGAACGAGCTGCTGATTGCCAAAGGGCGATCGCTCGATAAAATTACCCAGGCAGAAACATTAGAATCTTACCCAGGTCTGAGTCAAGATTTGGCCAAACTTTCTGCCAGCCAATACTTGGCGGAAATAATACTGTGTTGCGCTTTAAGCGAACAACCTCAAGAAGAACTTTTTAGCTTGCTAAACACACATCTGGGGCGTTTAGAAAAGTTGCCCAGCACAACTTCAAAAAACTCATATACAGTTTTAGCTCATCTCGCCCATGCGGTGTTTCATATCCTAGCCCTCTCCGGGATTGCGCCCCAGCTTCAAGCGTGTTGCCTCACCCAGCAACCCTTGATACCGGACTTCAGCGCCCCACAGTGGCGTGTCGGCTTTAGCACGACAGCTGGTGGGACGGTAAGTTTGTCAGCGCTAGCGCGTTTGCAAGCAGAAGGGCGATTGTCGGTGCGGGGACGCTTGCAGGTGTCGCGATCGCTGTACACTGCACAAGAAGCACCAGTTAGTGTCGCGGAGCGAAATGCCACCCCCTCTCAGGGAGGCATCACCACCCAAACGGCAGAAAGTCAAGGTGAAATCGTCCCGCCCTTACAAACTGACGGATCTGAGCGAGAAATGCTCACACTCAACAGCCAGCTTTCCGCCATCGAGCTGGCACTACTCCAGCACCTACCGAAGCCCCAGCTACCGTTCGTGCAAGAAAATTCATTCCATATGTATTTCTCAGACCCCAGCTGGCGATCTGTGGAACGAATTTTGCGACAGTATACGGAATATCATTTCGGACGGCAGATTCGCTCCGGTGCTTTGATGGATACCTATTTTGCTTGA
- a CDS encoding MFS transporter, with translation MMQWSDSDLETPILSVSPPSLREAIPELGNGKDIQHTPVLKSQSLMPENHNDRPKESVSMPTSVTDVSLSADRRSQNHLELAETAAKEIPINNGFVPAASNGAAISQSPPELTPKTQESEENSPELGFVPVLKNRNFLALWSGQVFSQLADKVYLVLMIALIDSAFQTENQTMSAWVSGIMMAFTIPAVLFGSLAGVFVDRWPKRTVLVATNLLRGGLVIALPSLLWLSKGWPSLGGLPAGFCLMLLVTFLVSTLTQFFAPAEQAAIPLVVKGRHLLSANSLYTTTMMASVIIGFAVGEPLLAIADTLTHNFGAATDIGKELLVGGSYAIAGVILLLLKTGEKKDTQAHEPPHILADLRDGFLYLKQQRRVRAALLQLIVLFSVFAALSVLAVSVAGQIPQMKASQFGFLMAAGGVGMGIGAAVLGHWGQRFSSTGLSLCGSAGVAVSLIGMSIFTRNLWMVLLLVTLMGAFGSLVAVPMQTAIQKETPPEMRGKVFGLQNNAINIALSLPLALAGVAETFLGLQTVFLVLAAATIAGGLFTWYICRTSSHTLTKADKPSY, from the coding sequence ATGATGCAATGGTCTGATTCCGATCTGGAAACACCGATTTTGTCCGTTAGCCCCCCATCCTTAAGGGAGGCAATACCGGAATTGGGGAACGGGAAAGATATTCAGCATACCCCAGTTCTCAAATCCCAATCCCTGATGCCCGAAAACCACAACGATCGCCCAAAGGAAAGTGTATCGATGCCAACCTCGGTTACTGATGTGTCTTTGAGTGCAGATAGGCGATCGCAAAATCATCTTGAGCTTGCCGAAACTGCTGCCAAAGAAATACCCATAAACAACGGCTTCGTTCCCGCCGCCTCTAACGGTGCTGCTATCAGCCAATCTCCGCCAGAATTGACCCCAAAAACCCAGGAATCTGAGGAAAATAGCCCAGAACTCGGCTTTGTACCGGTGCTGAAAAATCGTAACTTTCTGGCACTGTGGAGCGGTCAAGTTTTTTCCCAGCTAGCAGATAAAGTTTATCTGGTGCTGATGATTGCTTTGATCGACTCCGCATTTCAGACCGAAAATCAGACCATGAGCGCTTGGGTATCGGGAATTATGATGGCCTTTACCATCCCAGCGGTGCTGTTTGGTTCTCTGGCTGGTGTATTTGTCGATCGCTGGCCCAAACGAACGGTATTGGTGGCCACAAATCTCCTGCGCGGCGGTCTGGTAATCGCTTTACCATCGCTGCTGTGGCTTTCTAAAGGTTGGCCATCTCTGGGAGGTTTACCGGCGGGATTTTGTCTGATGCTGTTGGTGACATTTTTGGTTTCTACCCTAACCCAATTTTTTGCCCCTGCGGAACAGGCTGCAATTCCATTGGTGGTGAAAGGTCGCCATTTGCTATCGGCAAATTCGCTTTATACCACCACGATGATGGCATCGGTGATTATTGGCTTTGCGGTAGGGGAACCGCTGTTAGCGATCGCAGATACCCTCACGCACAACTTCGGTGCGGCAACAGATATCGGCAAAGAATTGCTGGTGGGAGGATCTTATGCGATCGCAGGTGTGATTCTGCTGCTGCTCAAAACTGGTGAAAAAAAGGATACGCAAGCACACGAACCACCACATATTTTGGCAGACCTACGCGACGGATTTCTTTATCTCAAACAACAGCGTCGCGTCCGCGCTGCGTTGCTGCAATTAATCGTATTATTTTCTGTATTTGCCGCTCTATCTGTACTCGCAGTCAGTGTAGCCGGACAAATCCCGCAAATGAAAGCCTCCCAGTTTGGCTTTTTGATGGCGGCTGGAGGCGTCGGGATGGGCATCGGTGCCGCTGTTTTAGGTCACTGGGGGCAGCGTTTTTCCAGTACCGGGCTGAGTTTGTGCGGTTCTGCGGGTGTGGCTGTCTCTTTGATCGGTATGTCCATATTTACACGGAATTTGTGGATGGTGCTGCTGTTGGTAACGCTGATGGGTGCTTTTGGCTCTTTGGTGGCTGTGCCGATGCAAACCGCGATCCAAAAAGAAACTCCTCCAGAAATGCGCGGTAAAGTGTTTGGCCTACAAAATAATGCCATTAATATTGCTCTGAGTTTGCCTTTGGCGCTGGCTGGTGTGGCAGAGACTTTCTTGGGTTTGCAGACTGTTTTTCTAGTTTTAGCTGCGGCTACGATCGCAGGAGGGCTATTTACCTGGTATATTTGCCGTACTAGCTCTCACACATTAACAAAAGCTGACAAACCGAGTTATTAA